The following proteins are co-located in the Lepus europaeus isolate LE1 chromosome 15, mLepTim1.pri, whole genome shotgun sequence genome:
- the ELOVL7 gene encoding elongation of very long chain fatty acids protein 7 isoform X2, whose product MLFVMSGWGTGYSLRCEIVDYSQSPTALRMARTCWLYYFSKFIELLDTIFFVLRKKNSQVTFLHVFHHTIMPWTWWFGVKFAAGGLGTFHAFVNTVVHVVMYFYYGLSALGPAYQKYVWWKKYLTSLQLVQFVIVTIHIGQFFFMEDCKYQFPVFLYVIMSYGCIFLLLFLHFWYRAYTKGQRLPKTVKNGSYKNKQH is encoded by the exons TTTGTGATGTCTGGCTGGGGTACAGGTTACTCACTTCGATGTGAAATTGTTGACTATTCGCAGTCACCCACAGCTTTGAGG ATGGCACGCACCTGCTGGCTTTATTACTTCTCCAAGTTTATTGAGCTATTAGATACT aTCTTTTTTGTTCTGCGTAAGAAAAATAGCCAAGTGACTTTCCTTCATGTCTTCCATCATACCATTATGCCATGGACCTGGTGGTTCGGAGTAAAGTTTGCCGCAG GTGGTTTGGGAACATTCCATGCCTTTGTAAACACAGTTGTACATGTGGTCATGTATTTCTACTATGGACTGAGTGCACTGGGACCAGCCTACCAGAAGTATGTGTGGTGGAAAAAATACTTGACATCATTACAGCTT GTCCAGTTTGTCATTGTCACCATCCATATAGGCCAGTTCTTTTTCATGGAGGATTGCAAGTACCAGTTTCCGGTGTTTCTGTATGTCATTATGAGTTACGGGTGCATCTTTCTGCTgctctttcttcatttttggTACCGTGCTTACACCAAGGGTCAGAGGCTGCCTAAAACTGTGAAAAACGGAAGTTACAAAAACAAACAGCACTGA
- the ELOVL7 gene encoding elongation of very long chain fatty acids protein 7 isoform X1 has product MAFSDLTSRTVRLYDNWLKDADPRVEDWLLMSSPLPQTIILGLYVYFVTSLGPKLMENRKPFELKKMMITYNFFLVLFSVYMCYEFVMSGWGTGYSLRCEIVDYSQSPTALRMARTCWLYYFSKFIELLDTIFFVLRKKNSQVTFLHVFHHTIMPWTWWFGVKFAAGGLGTFHAFVNTVVHVVMYFYYGLSALGPAYQKYVWWKKYLTSLQLVQFVIVTIHIGQFFFMEDCKYQFPVFLYVIMSYGCIFLLLFLHFWYRAYTKGQRLPKTVKNGSYKNKQH; this is encoded by the exons ATCCAAGAGTTGAAGATTGGCTCCTCATGTCCTCGCCTTTGCCACAAACCATCATCCTGGGACTTTATGTCTATTTTGTCACGTCTCTGGGACCAAAGCTCATGGAGAATCGAAAGCCCTTTGAACTCAAGAAAATGATGATAACATACAATTTTTTCTTAGTGCTcttttctgtgtatatgtgttatGAG TTTGTGATGTCTGGCTGGGGTACAGGTTACTCACTTCGATGTGAAATTGTTGACTATTCGCAGTCACCCACAGCTTTGAGG ATGGCACGCACCTGCTGGCTTTATTACTTCTCCAAGTTTATTGAGCTATTAGATACT aTCTTTTTTGTTCTGCGTAAGAAAAATAGCCAAGTGACTTTCCTTCATGTCTTCCATCATACCATTATGCCATGGACCTGGTGGTTCGGAGTAAAGTTTGCCGCAG GTGGTTTGGGAACATTCCATGCCTTTGTAAACACAGTTGTACATGTGGTCATGTATTTCTACTATGGACTGAGTGCACTGGGACCAGCCTACCAGAAGTATGTGTGGTGGAAAAAATACTTGACATCATTACAGCTT GTCCAGTTTGTCATTGTCACCATCCATATAGGCCAGTTCTTTTTCATGGAGGATTGCAAGTACCAGTTTCCGGTGTTTCTGTATGTCATTATGAGTTACGGGTGCATCTTTCTGCTgctctttcttcatttttggTACCGTGCTTACACCAAGGGTCAGAGGCTGCCTAAAACTGTGAAAAACGGAAGTTACAAAAACAAACAGCACTGA